The proteins below come from a single Campylobacter concisus genomic window:
- a CDS encoding chemotaxis protein, translating into MFKVEVIYKFCLVLVLILGLCMLAFSSVNFALGEYNEYLLNAHKIAGFLILLAATLHVINRRKKLVKLMNETMDVLTRSKNPSICNMDRIIASLEPYSITEISQMLGFDEAVFCETLRKNGVKFNDASQTLRQIARMNDEKIFFVLVLIIEAKFGKRFCGELKYKRGGKLKDKKNGCVGLAQSLLTCAMQMKLSLLQRLNAQS; encoded by the coding sequence ATGTTTAAAGTAGAGGTTATTTATAAATTCTGTCTTGTTTTAGTTCTTATTTTAGGTCTTTGTATGCTCGCATTCTCTAGTGTAAATTTTGCACTTGGTGAATATAATGAGTATTTATTAAATGCCCATAAAATCGCAGGTTTTTTAATATTGCTTGCTGCAACACTTCACGTTATAAATCGTAGAAAAAAGCTAGTAAAGCTAATGAATGAAACAATGGATGTGCTAACACGCAGTAAAAATCCAAGTATTTGCAATATGGACCGCATTATCGCCTCACTCGAGCCATATAGCATAACTGAAATTTCGCAAATGTTGGGCTTTGACGAGGCTGTTTTTTGCGAAACTTTACGTAAAAATGGGGTCAAATTTAATGACGCTAGCCAAACTCTACGTCAGATCGCACGAATGAATGATGAAAAGATATTTTTCGTGCTAGTTCTCATCATCGAGGCAAAATTCGGTAAGAGATTTTGTGGCGAACTAAAGTACAAACGCGGTGGAAAACTTAAAGATAAAAAAAATGGTTGCGTAGGGCTAGCTCAGTCTTTGCTAACTTGTGCCATGCAGATGAAGCTATCTTTACTCCAACGCCTAAACGCGCAGTCGTAG
- a CDS encoding molybdopterin biosynthesis protein MoeB, with the protein MTIQNFNEKNEFKYGKFNYEKAHQIAQNCTKFKLDSDEEETSCGDEKSCYDCAFRRWSKDSFICMAQVSKD; encoded by the coding sequence TTGACGATACAGAATTTCAATGAGAAAAATGAGTTTAAATACGGCAAATTTAACTACGAAAAAGCTCATCAAATAGCCCAGAACTGCACTAAATTTAAGCTAGATAGCGACGAAGAGGAGACGAGCTGTGGGGACGAGAAAAGCTGCTACGACTGCGCGTTTAGGCGTTGGAGTAAAGATAGCTTCATCTGCATGGCACAAGTTAGCAAAGACTGA
- a CDS encoding putative peptidoglycan-binding domain-containing protein: MKNFTNAFYTLMSLEFNSPKNALHKNPNEKGLTFMGIYEAAHPNWQGWGQVREAINAYGDLEKASVALYNDDNLVELVGKFYKANYWDAMRLDEINSYQKQAEMFIFGVNAGCRNAIKAAQKVVGVTMDGILGANTLAAINAYNEVSFDKDYDRAEIAYYRAIMSANPTLARYERGWINRAEKV; the protein is encoded by the coding sequence CCCTAAAAACGCCCTACACAAAAACCCAAACGAAAAAGGCTTAACTTTTATGGGTATTTATGAAGCCGCTCACCCAAACTGGCAAGGCTGGGGGCAAGTTAGAGAAGCTATCAACGCATACGGCGATCTTGAAAAGGCTAGCGTCGCCCTATATAACGATGATAACCTAGTTGAGCTTGTAGGTAAATTTTACAAGGCTAACTACTGGGACGCTATGAGACTTGACGAGATAAACAGCTACCAAAAGCAGGCGGAAATGTTTATATTTGGCGTAAATGCTGGGTGCAGAAACGCCATTAAAGCGGCTCAAAAGGTTGTAGGCGTTACAATGGACGGCATTTTAGGGGCTAATACTCTAGCCGCGATAAATGCGTATAATGAAGTGAGCTTTGATAAAGACTACGACCGAGCAGAAATAGCATATTATCGAGCTATTATGTCAGCTAATCCGACTTTGGCTAGATATGAAAGAGGCTGGATTAATAGAGCCGAAAAAGTATAG
- a CDS encoding PepSY-associated TM helix domain-containing protein encodes MKFLNQKFFYKLHTYLSILFFIPLAVVCFSGAILVYKNEINSLLAPNVVNVNLNKENLSKRISFDEQREIIASEIDGYEMVGINIDANPKRCDKIWLIEHNDSQKEWKFIYFDAFSGKIKSEPLAHDEGFFGVLTKLHESLFLEKSGHIILTLTAIFTFFICISGFVIYRKFWLTLLRLRVNRLNVFMSDIHKMIGIFSTPILLLICVSGVWWEFQMARMPEFKNDFVIDAKIYNKSLSLDELVARSKNDLVGFEPHFISLPFM; translated from the coding sequence GTGAAATTTCTAAATCAAAAATTTTTTTATAAATTGCACACTTATTTATCTATATTATTTTTCATTCCACTTGCAGTAGTTTGTTTTAGCGGTGCTATTTTGGTTTATAAAAATGAGATAAACAGCCTTCTTGCCCCAAATGTCGTAAATGTAAATTTAAACAAAGAAAATTTAAGCAAAAGGATCAGCTTTGATGAGCAAAGAGAGATCATCGCAAGCGAGATTGACGGCTACGAGATGGTCGGCATCAACATCGATGCAAATCCTAAAAGATGCGACAAAATTTGGTTAATCGAGCACAATGATAGTCAAAAAGAGTGGAAATTTATCTATTTTGACGCTTTTAGCGGTAAGATAAAGAGCGAGCCACTCGCACATGATGAGGGATTTTTTGGAGTTTTAACAAAGCTTCATGAGTCGCTATTTTTAGAAAAGAGCGGTCATATTATCCTTACTTTAACCGCTATTTTCACGTTTTTTATCTGCATAAGTGGTTTTGTGATTTATAGAAAATTTTGGCTGACACTACTTAGGCTTCGTGTAAATAGGCTAAATGTTTTTATGAGCGACATTCATAAAATGATAGGAATTTTTTCTACGCCTATTTTACTGCTCATTTGCGTAAGCGGTGTTTGGTGGGAATTTCAGATGGCACGCATGCCAGAGTTTAAAAATGACTTCGTTATAGATGCAAAAATTTATAACAAAAGCCTATCTCTTGACGAGCTAGTGGCCCGCTCAAAAAATGATCTTGTTGGCTTTGAGCCACACTTCATCTCACTGCCTTTTATGTAA
- a CDS encoding ABC transporter permease has protein sequence MNNLFLIAKLDVKESFRSRWFVIYAALFSALMIGFLFSGVTDSRVLGFSGLTRALLLFIQICVIIVPIFILISTVRSINQDRDTNLLEYILSFPLSLREYYFGKALGRTFVVFVPLLFALLLCVIVGLIKGVAIPWSVLILYFGLLFSLSIIFLSLGFFISSVIKNQETGQGVAFLLWLIMLAFIDLALIGLLMRSSVDEYVIYAIAILNPIELFRIAALSLFDPNLAVIGTASYFILSTFPKATFVAYAIIYPLVLGIILLVCGYFAFSKKDLV, from the coding sequence GTGAATAATCTTTTTTTAATAGCAAAGCTTGATGTAAAAGAGTCTTTTCGCTCAAGATGGTTTGTGATATATGCTGCGCTTTTTTCTGCTTTGATGATAGGATTTTTATTTAGCGGCGTGACCGACTCACGTGTGCTCGGCTTTTCTGGGCTTACTAGAGCACTGCTTTTGTTTATTCAAATTTGCGTCATCATTGTGCCTATTTTTATTCTCATCTCAACCGTAAGAAGCATAAATCAAGATAGAGATACAAATTTGCTTGAATACATCCTTAGCTTCCCGCTAAGCCTTAGAGAGTATTACTTTGGTAAGGCACTGGGCCGTACATTTGTTGTTTTTGTACCACTTTTGTTTGCTCTTTTGCTTTGCGTGATCGTTGGTCTTATAAAAGGTGTTGCGATACCTTGGAGTGTATTAATACTTTATTTTGGACTACTTTTTAGCTTAAGTATCATTTTTTTATCGCTTGGATTTTTTATCTCAAGCGTGATTAAAAATCAAGAGACAGGCCAAGGCGTAGCGTTTTTACTTTGGCTTATAATGCTAGCATTTATTGATCTAGCATTAATTGGACTTCTTATGCGAAGTTCAGTCGATGAGTATGTCATTTACGCTATTGCCATACTAAATCCGATAGAGCTTTTCAGGATAGCAGCGCTTAGTCTTTTTGATCCAAATTTGGCAGTTATCGGTACTGCATCTTATTTTATTTTAAGCACCTTTCCAAAAGCGACATTTGTAGCTTACGCGATTATTTATCCGCTCGTACTAGGCATTATTTTGCTAGTTTGTGGCTATTTCGCCTTTAGTAAAAAAGATTTGGTTTGA
- a CDS encoding ABC transporter ATP-binding protein, which translates to MIDIKEVTKIFGSQRILDNVSLNVKSGEKIAILGQNGAGKSSLMRIILGEFIPNSGSIAINGVNTLKDRKGALKFISFVPQTPPPLKFNLRELCEFVCKSSNVKFEEIEKFSKLLELDLHANLNKPFYKLSGGMKQKMLIAIAFAKDNEILMFDEPTANLDVKARLSFKNLLDNFTQNKTLVFISHRIDEIANLLDRCVYMDLGKIIKEENLRGKSE; encoded by the coding sequence TTGATAGATATAAAAGAAGTAACTAAAATTTTTGGCTCGCAAAGGATACTTGACAATGTTAGCCTAAACGTAAAATCTGGCGAAAAAATAGCAATACTTGGACAAAATGGAGCTGGTAAAAGCTCGCTCATGCGTATCATTTTAGGCGAATTTATCCCAAATAGCGGAAGCATAGCAATAAATGGTGTAAATACTCTAAAAGATAGAAAAGGGGCTTTGAAATTTATCTCATTTGTGCCACAAACTCCACCACCGCTTAAATTTAATCTACGCGAGCTTTGTGAGTTTGTTTGCAAAAGCTCAAATGTAAAATTTGAAGAGATTGAGAAATTTAGCAAGCTTTTAGAGCTTGATCTGCATGCAAATTTAAATAAGCCATTTTATAAGCTCTCTGGCGGCATGAAACAAAAGATGCTAATAGCCATTGCATTTGCCAAGGATAATGAAATTTTGATGTTTGATGAGCCAACAGCAAATCTTGATGTAAAAGCAAGGCTTTCTTTTAAAAATTTACTTGATAACTTCACGCAAAACAAAACACTTGTTTTTATTTCACACCGTATCGATGAGATAGCAAATTTATTAGATAGATGCGTCTATATGGATCTTGGCAAGATAATCAAAGAAGAAAATTTAAGGGGCAAGAGTGAATAA
- a CDS encoding tetratricopeptide repeat protein: MKKSILFLAFTLLSLNANWDINVQECINKSNAKACESFTKKLSSECENKDKISCFIYADMLGRGLGIEKDTQKSFEIFKSLCDNGSSEACYELATKYLQGNGTEQSFDLSANALDKACKLGSKRACSVLELVPKN; the protein is encoded by the coding sequence ATGAAAAAATCCATTTTGTTTTTAGCATTTACACTTCTATCTTTGAATGCAAACTGGGATATAAATGTGCAAGAGTGCATTAATAAAAGTAACGCTAAAGCTTGCGAGAGTTTTACAAAAAAGCTTTCAAGTGAATGTGAAAATAAAGATAAAATTTCTTGCTTTATCTATGCAGATATGCTAGGGCGTGGTCTTGGCATAGAAAAAGATACGCAAAAATCTTTTGAGATATTTAAATCGCTCTGTGATAACGGTAGTAGTGAGGCTTGCTATGAGCTAGCGACAAAGTATCTTCAAGGAAATGGCACTGAGCAAAGCTTTGATCTTTCTGCAAATGCTCTTGATAAGGCTTGCAAGTTGGGCAGCAAGCGAGCTTGCAGTGTATTAGAGCTTGTGCCTAAAAATTAG
- a CDS encoding PepSY-associated TM helix domain-containing protein — MHNEYSSILTYDKNNGELVSILDIKNANLSEKILSAFRKSHFGNYNQFTKFIWFLVGISPLILSISGLYLWIKRNFKRRKNEKNFN; from the coding sequence TTGCATAACGAATATTCAAGCATATTAACTTACGATAAAAATAACGGCGAATTAGTAAGTATTTTGGATATAAAAAATGCAAATCTAAGTGAAAAAATTCTCTCAGCATTTAGAAAATCGCACTTTGGCAACTACAACCAATTCACAAAATTTATCTGGTTTTTAGTCGGCATTTCACCGCTTATTTTAAGTATCTCAGGACTTTATTTGTGGATTAAAAGAAATTTTAAAAGGAGAAAAAATGAAAAAAATTTTAATTAG